In [Phormidium] sp. ETS-05, the genomic window GTGTTAATGGGTAGTCCCCGCTAGTCGGGGACATAACTTGAATGGAAACTTCCTCTCACAGAGGAGAGGAAGTAAAAATAACCTTTTAACCGTCCCCGCTAGTCGGGGACATAACTTGAATGGAAACAACCTTCCCTGAAACGTGGAGCTTAGGGCCTTGTCCCAGGTCCCCGCTAGTCGGGGACATAACTTGAATGGAAACAACTACAGGATACTCAGGGTCGGAAGAATATTCTACTAATACGTCCCCGCTAGTCGGGGACATAACTTGAATGGAAACGTTATTCACTGCCTCCTTCAGGGAGACCACTTTAACGTCCTGGGGTCCCCGCTAGTCGGGGACATAACTTGAATGGAAACATAACCCTTGCCCCGGGGTCGGGGTCTTTTACATCTACTTCTTGTCCCCGCTAGTCGGGGACATAACTTGAATGGAAACTTCAGCAGTCGGTAAACAACCTCTGCGTAAAGGTTTAGGTCCCCGCTAGTCGGGGACATAACTTGAATGGAAACTCCTTGGGCTCCTAAGCTCAAGGAGCTAGGTTATTCCATTTGTCCCCGCTAGTCGGGGACATAACTTGAATGGAAACTTTGTGCCCATCCGACGGGCAGTGAGCATAACACTCTCAGTGTCCCCGCTAGTCGGGGACATAACTTGAATGGAAACGAGAACTCTCACCTCTTCTGGGAAGGTCTCCAGCACCTGTCCCCGCTAGTCGGGGACATAACTTGAATGGAAACCACTTACCAGTCAGGGAGTTCCACACTACCTTGGGTCCCCGCTAGTCGGGGACATAACTTGAATGGAAACGCATTAGCCACCTCACTTGCATTAACCTTGACTGTGAGTGTCCCCGCTAGTCGGGGACATAACTTGAATGGAAACCAATCCAAACCCAAACCCCATTCAAGAAGACTCTTAATAGGGTCCCCGCTAGTCGGGGAATTCACTTGAACTGAACGAAAAACTCCGAGCCTTTGGCTCGGAGTTTTTCGTTTGATTTCTGTAACTTGATTCAAAGTCGGTAGAAATCGATTCCCTATTTTTAAGTTTGATATTTGTTATACCATTTTTCGATAAGCCTGACAGTCCCAACTCTCAACCAGCAAGAGCTTGAGGCGGCCATCTCTAACACGATTTTAGAAAAATGGTATTACAAAATTCAACCCTTGCTAGCTAGGTAAAAATTCAGTTAAGTAAAATAAATAAAAACTTAAACTTATTTGAAGGAAAATATTTTGGTTATTTGTCAAAGGACAAAGGACAAGTGACAAATGACCAATGACAAAATATAGGAATTGCCCAACTAGCGGATTCCATTTGGGATAATAGTTCGGGTTCGGGGTCCGTCCCGTCGGCAAAGCGGTAAGCAGAGGGACCGCCAAAGGCGTATTTGGTGCGTCCGATAATGGCAATTAAATATCCTTGATGATTTAAAACTGGACCGCCGCTCATGCCGATATAAATATCATTGCTCAAGCCGATTTGATAGCCTCTTTCTAATGGCCGATCGAGTACCAGCACCAAATCGCCACTACTCATAAGATAAGATGTCATCAAAGAAGCCAAACCCGTTTCTAACTTGCTCCCATTGGGGGTAGAATTGGGAAAACCGGATACATAAACCGGCTGCTGTAAAGCCAAATTGGGATTATTAGCATCAATGGGAGCCGTGGGGTAGTCTTGATTGGTGGTAAATTGGACTACAGCTAAGTCTAGGTCGCCTAAGTCAAAATTATGGTTACGAGTAGCAATATGGGTGCTACCATCGTGAGTCATTACTTGCAACTCCTCCCCCCCATCCCAAGCAATCACGTGAGCGCAAGTCAGCACAGTATAAGTTTGTCCATGTCGCGCCACTATGACCCCTGAACCGGCTGTTTGTTCCCCCATTAACCGCACGGTAAATTGACGGATTGCTATTTGTCCTTGGTCATTGGTCATTTGTCCTTTGTCCAATTCCCCCCTCTCCCCACTTGGGAGAGGGGCAGGGGGTGAGGGCTTTAGGCTTTGTCCTTGGTCATTGGTCATTTGTCCTTTGTCCAATTCCCCCCTCTCCCCACTTGGGAGAGGGGCAGGGGGTGAGGGCTTTAGGCTTTGTCCTTGGTCATTGGTCATTTGTCCTTTGTCACTGGTCATTTGTCCCTTGTCATTGGTGACTAAGTAGAAATTGGGTTGTGCCAAAACTTCAGTTTTTGGCGCCCAAAGGACAAATGACCAAGGACAAATGACCAAGAACAAATGACCAAGAACAAATGACCAATGACCAGAAAAATTAATCGCCATTGGTGCTATCCATTACCGAGTTTTCCTCCACTGCATCTAATTTGGCAGCTTCCAGAGTAATCAACTCATCAATTAGACTGTTCATATCGATAGTATTTGCGCCTAAATTGCCATCCTGGTTATCTTCACTTTCTAGGATGGGGGCTCCCCCAGCTTCACCGCGAATGGCAGAACGTAATTGAGCGATAATCCGACCATTAGAACCTTGATTATCACTTTTAAGTGTCCACAGCACATTTTCAGGACTGCAACCACCCACAGGAGCAGCGCAAACCACGGCGCTACCGTTGAGAATGCCTTCGCTGATGGGGGGGAGGCTGGAATTATCGCGCCGGCGGAGGAAATGTTGATTAAATTTAGTCGTGACTACACGACAGCGTTGCTCGGCGGTGATATTATCGCCAAATTCTCCGGCGCCTTCATCAGTCCACTGAATCAGAGTTCGATCGCCAAACCGTCGCCAGTGCATCTGTTGTGTCCCGAAACTGCGACGCCCCAGATACATTGCTAACACGGTTTGATTTTCTGTGTTGCATTCAAACCGATATCTCACGCCCCGACGGCTACTGGCGCCAGTATTTTCTACATTACTTTCAGCGGGATTAGGAGTAGAATTTGCCAACACCGGACCGTCCCGACTCAGCCAAAGATGACTATGAGCATTAGTGGCGGTAGGCATTATTCCCGCCAGGACGATCGCTCCCACCGATAGAAATGCTATTGCTTTTAATTTGAGCATCATCGATATTATTTCTCATCTGATATATAGGTGATTACTTCTATTATAATTTTTGTCCAGGTTTGTAGTTGGGCTTCAGCCCATACAGGAATGAGGGGGGACCAGGGGAGGGGGGGAGAAAAACCAGGGGACTAGGGGACTGGGGGTCCCCCCTAGCCCGCTGCCGCGTTGGCGAAGCCTGCGCGAAGCGCTTAGGCGGGGGTCCCCCGGTGAGGCATCAAAACTGCAAACTGCTAGTGCCTTGATGGACGGTTTTTACCCATTTGAGACGCTTGGGGCGCACAGAAATGCGTAAGCTGACACTGGCAACAATCAAAAACCAGTGGAACATATACACAATGCCCAGCAAGGTTTTACCGACGAACTCAAAGCGAGTGGAAATAGTGGGTTTTTGGTCTTGACAGTGAATCCGCATGAGTCCGGTGTACATTCCCACAAAAGATAAGGTGAGAGCTAAAAGGGTGAGGGGAGTCATCACGGGAGGCTGTCCCTTAACTGCAGAGAGAATTAAATCTGGGACTGCAGCGGCGGGGAGGAAATATTGAATGACCCAAAAGCCGAACATATCCCAGCTTTTGAGAAATCCCATCCGTTCACCCAATAGCAGGCGCCAATAATCGAGATAACGTTGATAGCCGCCTTCACCCCAGCGGTTGCGTTGATGCCAGAGGGCGATCGCAGTGGTGACACCTTCCTCCTGGACGGCGGGGCTCAAGGCAAATTGCACATCCCAGCCGTCGAGATGGAGACGGACGGTGAGGTCCAGGTCATCAGTGATGGTAAGTTCGTTCCAGCCGCCGCAACTGTCTAAAGCCTTGCGGCGGACGAATTGCCCGTTACCCCGCAGTTCGCCGATACCACCGACGGCTATGCGCTGCTGCTGGAAATAGGCATCCAAAGCCATCTCCACTTCTTGCCCCTTGGTCCAGAAATTGAGGGGGGCATTGGCGATCGCCTTGCGCAACTGCACCGCTCCCACCCGTTCCGGCTGAAACATAGGCACCAACTGGCACAGCATATCCGGTTTTACCTGAGCATCAGCATCAAAAACCGCGATGATGTCACCTTTAGTCAGGGGCAATACCTGATTGAGGGCTCCCGACTTGCCCCCAGTCGCCCCGGGCGATCGGCGCAGGATTTTGAGCTGGTGGTATTCTTGGGCGAGACGCTCCAGTACCGTATAAGTGCCATCAGTGCTAGCATCATCGATCACCCAGACCTCATACTTATCCAGGGGATATTCCTGAGAGCAAAGCATCTTCACCAAAGTGCCAATTACCGCTTCCTCATTTTTTGCCGCCACCAGCAGAGACACCGTGGGCAAATCTGACTCTGGGATGACTGCACTGGGAGATTCCAGGGGTGGTTCATTCAACAATCCTACTACCTGGCGAGGGCGAGCCAACAAAACCCGCAGTGCTTGAATGCAAAGCAATCCGGCAAAACCCGCCACCAACCAGAACCCCCAGGAAACCCAGTGGAGGGCAATCGTGATGCTCCACACAGCGATCGACACCACCGCAGCTTTGCGCCTGCGACCTTCATATCCCGGATAGGAGCTTACCGGTGCTTCCAGGGATACTTCCGAAACCGTATCAGCCACGGCGTGCAAAATATATTTGAGAGGCTCTAACTCCCTGTAGGAATTCGCTGGCATAGTTAAGTTAATTCAAGAACCAATAGCTATTGCTGCTTTTAGAAAAGCCCGAGACATCTGCAAAAGTGCCCCAAAGGCCGACCTTTGGAGTGGCGGATGACCAGGTAGCATCGTCTCCAGGGGGGCAAAAAGAGAAAGAAAACAGCAGCGATTCATCTGCCCAGTGGCCTTTCCGGACAGGGATCCGGCTTTTCTAAAAGCGAATTGCCTTATTTTGACTTCATCCGTGCTACCAAGTCAAACAGGAGCCACAGGGTTAAGGCCATCTATCAGTCCCGGCCTCAGATCGAGGGAGTTGCCCCCTACGGCTGTGGTATGATAGCAAGGGCGGTTTGACCAGATTTGGCATATTTGCCTCTATGTGTGGGTCAACCGGTGAGTCAACCTGTGCCACCGATCGTCTTACCGCTATCGCCCTTTTTACCCTTTTTCTTGCTCCACGTCTATGTCCAATAGCCTAGACCAGCTTCAGCCCGCTAACCCCAGGGAGGTCGGCCTATACAAGCCTTACTACCAAGGGCAAAGACAGGCGATTTTACCCAGAGCCATCAGCCTTTATCGTCAAGGAAATTTGGAAGGAGAGCGCAAAATTGAAGGCGGTCAAAACATCCCGTTTGTGGCGACTTGGCAAGTTTCTCTCCTGCCTACGGATCAGACTCGCTGCCGGGTTCAGTTTGATAACAATCCCGAACTGAGTTATGAAATCACCCTGAGCAATGTGGATTTTATCAATTTTTTAATTGACGCGATCGCTCATTACAAGCGCTATCATACGGTGGATTTTTCCAAAGGTTTCTACCGCAAGCTGCTGCGGATGGATGAGTAAAAATTACTGAGGCTAAATATGCAGTAAAACCCAACCAATACCTATACTATTATTAGGCGAATATTAGGCAAATAATTTCCATAACATCAGCCAGCAGCATTATTGAAATTAAAGGAGAGAGTTAGTGCCCAAAGAAGGCTTTGAAAAACCCAAACGCAAGTCCAAGTGTTTGTTAATTGGTTCTACCGCATCTTACAGCGGCAAAACCGCCACCATTCTCGGCATCGCCCACCAGTTGCAAGCTCTAGGCATAAAAATCGCTTATAGCAAACCCTTGGGCACCTGCTGGAATGACCCAGTAGCAGCGATCGCCGATGAAGATGCCATTTTCCTATCCGAGCATCTGAATTTGGCCCCAGAGCTAATCGGACCAACTCTGCTATTTTTGCAACCAGAAACGATAGATAAACGCTTACGCGGCGAAGATGAAACCGACTATAGCCAATCTTTGCTCGCATCCCTGCCCACCGGAGCCGCAGATTTAGTGTTGCTCGAAGGACCATCCACCCTAGCGGAGGGGAGTTTATTCAACCTATCTCTGCGCCAGATGAGCGAGCTAGCAGATGCAGAGGTGCTGTTAGTGGCCCGCTTCCATGCACTGACACAAGTGGAAGAACTGCTCGCCGCCAAGAGAATCTTGGGTAGTCGTCTCCTTGGTATCGTCCTCAACGACATCCCCAACCGCCTGCTCGCACCAGTAAAAACGATCGTCGCACCATTTCTCGAACAAGAAGGCATCCCCATATTGGGAATGCTCGCCGCCAGTGCCCTCCTCCGCAGTGTCAGCGTCGGTGAACTCGCCGGACGCCTCAATGCAGACGTGGTTTGTCGTCCCGACAAGCTGGATTTGATGGTGGAGACCCTGAAAATCGGCGCGATGAATATTAATGCTGCCCTGAAATACTTCTATGAAGGGCAAAATATGGCTGTAGTCACCGGGGGCGATCGTACCGACATCCAGCTCGCCGCCCTAGAAACCTCCACCCAATGCCTGATTTTAACCGGCCAAGTCCGCCCCGTCCCCGCCATTCTCAGCCGCGCTGAAGAAGTAGAAGTCCCAGTCCTCTGCGTTGACCTGGACACCCTCACCACCGTAGAAATCATCGAGCAAACCCTCGGTCAAGTTCGCCTGCACGAACCTAGCAAGCTGGGATACATCAAACAGCTTATGGCCGAGCATTTCCAATACGATCGGCTCATCGCCGCCATCGGTCTCGCCACCACTGCCGTTTAGGACATAGGGGGGATGGGCAACTCCAGCGGTCTCCCCGTCCAGAGGTCTCCCCATCTCCCCACAGTCCCCCATCCCCAACTAGGGAACAATATTTTTCCCCTAGTTGTATTTTTTGCGTACCTGTGGTATAATTAAGATTGTGCTATTAAAAATCCCATCTGGGAATAACAATCTACTAAGTCCTAACGCATCACTGATTTGACTCAAGCAATAGAACTAACCAGTAGTATAGATACCCTGGCGCAAGAACTGGCTGCGATCCAGCAAACTGGCTCCAAAAGGATTGCCATCTTAGGTTCGCGCCATGTGCCAATTACCCATCAAAAGCTGATCGAAATGATGAGCTATGCCCTGGTTTTATCCGGCAATCGTCTCATCACCTCCGGCGCCGCCGGAACCAATTCAGCAGCCATCAAAGGGGCAATGCGCGCTGACCCCAACTCAATCACCGTGATTTTGCCGCAAAGTCTAGAGCGCCAGCCCCGAGAATCTCGGGAACAGCTAGAGCAGGTGATGCACTTGGTAGAAAATCCCGCCAACGACCACCTATCTCTTGCTGAAGCCAGTGCCATGTGCAATCGGGAAATTATTTCTCGATGCCAACAGTTGATTTGTTTTGCCTTTCACGACAGTCACACCCTGATGCAAACCTGCCGCGAGGCAGAAGAGCAAAACCGTGTTGTGACCTTGTTTTACTTTGATTAGGCAACACCAGAAAGTTGAGATTTGAGGTGGCTGGACATATTGCCCGCTTTGGCCATTGGCCAGCCGCAAAACCCCAAAGACTTGCCCAAAAATCTCCCTGATATCAAGTTCTACTGCATCGGGATGTGAATAACTGGGGAAGCAGGGGGCAGGGGGCAGGGGGCAGGGGGGATCTTGAGAACTGCTAGAAACAACCAGAACGATGACCCCGGACTTGATATGAAACAGTTTTACCCCACTGTCAGGAAATTATTAATTTTGGCTTTGTCTTATGTATCGCCTATTTCGTCTCAAACTTAATCATAACTAATTGCCAACATATGATAGTTGCAATTAGTTGATTGATATTTACATATTTAATAAAGCCCTCGGTGTGGGGGGGTGATTTCACGGGATAAACAGCCTTTCCACCGGGGAATACATCTGTTTTAAGACTAAATCTAAATTGCATTCAGGATAACCGCCCAAATCAAATCTGGCGAAACTGCTCCAAGAAACTGCCCCAAGAAACTGCCAAGCTGAGATGAGCGTGGGAATAAAAAGAGCAAGTACGTCCCTCACAGAAGTGCCCGGTTTCATATTTGGGAGTGCTAGGATTGGTGTGAAGCTGGCTTAATCTCTGGAATTATTAAGATTGGGAAACGGTTATGGAGCAAAAATCCTGCCGGTTACTTCTGGTCGATGGGACAGAAGAAGACTATCGCTTGCTGCGCAATTGGCTCGCTCAAATTCCCAGCCACAAATTTGAGCTAGACAGGCAGTCGTGGGAAGAGGGGGTGCAGGGGAGCAGGGGAGCAGGGGTGCAGGGGAGCAGGGGTGCAGGGGTGCAG contains:
- a CDS encoding serine protease — encoded protein: MTNDQGQIAIRQFTVRLMGEQTAGSGVIVARHGQTYTVLTCAHVIAWDGGEELQVMTHDGSTHIATRNHNFDLGDLDLAVVQFTTNQDYPTAPIDANNPNLALQQPVYVSGFPNSTPNGSKLETGLASLMTSYLMSSGDLVLVLDRPLERGYQIGLSNDIYIGMSGGPVLNHQGYLIAIIGRTKYAFGGPSAYRFADGTDPEPELLSQMESASWAIPIFCHWSFVTCPLSFDK
- a CDS encoding COP23 domain-containing protein encodes the protein MMLKLKAIAFLSVGAIVLAGIMPTATNAHSHLWLSRDGPVLANSTPNPAESNVENTGASSRRGVRYRFECNTENQTVLAMYLGRRSFGTQQMHWRRFGDRTLIQWTDEGAGEFGDNITAEQRCRVVTTKFNQHFLRRRDNSSLPPISEGILNGSAVVCAAPVGGCSPENVLWTLKSDNQGSNGRIIAQLRSAIRGEAGGAPILESEDNQDGNLGANTIDMNSLIDELITLEAAKLDAVEENSVMDSTNGD
- a CDS encoding glycosyltransferase family 2 protein, with the translated sequence MPANSYRELEPLKYILHAVADTVSEVSLEAPVSSYPGYEGRRRKAAVVSIAVWSITIALHWVSWGFWLVAGFAGLLCIQALRVLLARPRQVVGLLNEPPLESPSAVIPESDLPTVSLLVAAKNEEAVIGTLVKMLCSQEYPLDKYEVWVIDDASTDGTYTVLERLAQEYHQLKILRRSPGATGGKSGALNQVLPLTKGDIIAVFDADAQVKPDMLCQLVPMFQPERVGAVQLRKAIANAPLNFWTKGQEVEMALDAYFQQQRIAVGGIGELRGNGQFVRRKALDSCGGWNELTITDDLDLTVRLHLDGWDVQFALSPAVQEEGVTTAIALWHQRNRWGEGGYQRYLDYWRLLLGERMGFLKSWDMFGFWVIQYFLPAAAVPDLILSAVKGQPPVMTPLTLLALTLSFVGMYTGLMRIHCQDQKPTISTRFEFVGKTLLGIVYMFHWFLIVASVSLRISVRPKRLKWVKTVHQGTSSLQF
- the ebsA gene encoding type IV pilus biogenesis protein EbsA, translated to MSNSLDQLQPANPREVGLYKPYYQGQRQAILPRAISLYRQGNLEGERKIEGGQNIPFVATWQVSLLPTDQTRCRVQFDNNPELSYEITLSNVDFINFLIDAIAHYKRYHTVDFSKGFYRKLLRMDE
- a CDS encoding phosphotransacetylase family protein, which gives rise to MPKEGFEKPKRKSKCLLIGSTASYSGKTATILGIAHQLQALGIKIAYSKPLGTCWNDPVAAIADEDAIFLSEHLNLAPELIGPTLLFLQPETIDKRLRGEDETDYSQSLLASLPTGAADLVLLEGPSTLAEGSLFNLSLRQMSELADAEVLLVARFHALTQVEELLAAKRILGSRLLGIVLNDIPNRLLAPVKTIVAPFLEQEGIPILGMLAASALLRSVSVGELAGRLNADVVCRPDKLDLMVETLKIGAMNINAALKYFYEGQNMAVVTGGDRTDIQLAALETSTQCLILTGQVRPVPAILSRAEEVEVPVLCVDLDTLTTVEIIEQTLGQVRLHEPSKLGYIKQLMAEHFQYDRLIAAIGLATTAV
- a CDS encoding DNA-processing protein DprA codes for the protein MTQAIELTSSIDTLAQELAAIQQTGSKRIAILGSRHVPITHQKLIEMMSYALVLSGNRLITSGAAGTNSAAIKGAMRADPNSITVILPQSLERQPRESREQLEQVMHLVENPANDHLSLAEASAMCNREIISRCQQLICFAFHDSHTLMQTCREAEEQNRVVTLFYFD